The following coding sequences are from one Lactiplantibacillus paraplantarum window:
- a CDS encoding BRCT domain-containing protein produces the protein MTRDQAFSLAKVFGAKPQNWVTKQTDYLVVGLIETALGEEPITKKLLTGTPTISERDFLDWCQARLAQWSRSLGG, from the coding sequence ATGACTCGGGATCAAGCTTTTAGTTTGGCGAAAGTCTTTGGGGCGAAACCACAAAATTGGGTTACGAAACAGACAGATTATTTAGTGGTTGGGTTAATTGAGACGGCTTTAGGTGAGGAGCCCATCACAAAAAAGTTATTGACGGGAACACCAACGATTTCAGAACGGGATTTTTTGGACTGGTGTCAGGCACGATTGGCGCAATGGTCTAGGAGTTTAGGCGGTTAA